The sequence TCTTCTCCAATTTCAGGTCAGTTAAAAATCAGACCTGCACCACCTGTCAAGTTACCTGTTTCTTGGCTTTGAAATATTCTAGTTGTTGAATGCTCCAAACATGGAAATTTTTTGAATCCAAAAAGTATGTTATTCTGATTTGAGAAAGAATATCATTGTCCAATGCAAAACAATTGCACTGATCAACATGATCTAAAGTCATCAAGTCTAGGTTGTGAGTTTTCATTTCTAAGGACGGATTTCACACAGCAATGGTGATCAACTTACTAGAGGTGAGCACATAAACTAGTCACCAACTTATGACCATCTCTCCCTCCTTTTTTGTAGTAACATGTTGATGTaaaaatttaaatcttgatGGTTCAACTTACTCCTCTTTCCCTTTCAGGCAGCTCACTGTGATGGATTTCATGACCACTATTGCTTCTACAACTGAAGAAGCAGGGAACGTTATCCAACCAATGACATGCCATCTAAATTCAGCTCTTGGTAGTGTGATCCACACTCTTGCTGCCAAGTCAGTTCACAGGATTTATGTAGTAGCTGGCCAAGAAGATGAAGTTGTTGGTGTCATAACACTCAGAGATGTGATTTCTTGCTTCATCTTTGAACCTCCTAACCATTTTGGCAACTACTTTGGCTTTACTGTGAAAGAAATGTTAAATAAGTGATGCTTCTGTGGTCAAATTTGTAATGACTTCTTGAGATGCATCAGGTAGCCAAATCTGGTcaaggaaagaagaagagaacCATTGAGTCATGGTTGTTTCATCAGTGTATCATGTCTATGCATTCTTGTTCCTTTCATGTCACTCCAATTGAACTACAGCCAGGGGGTTTTTTCAATCCCCTATCATTCATCATTTCTCTGACCCTTTCTACATCACCCCACCTTCCTTGAACAGCATATATGTTGGACAAAATCACAAAAGGGGTTGGGTCCTGTGGCTCTAACTCTGAAAGTTTTTTAGCCATTTCTTCTCCCAAAGCAGAATCCGAATGATGCCTACAAGCACCAAGCAAAGAAGCGAAAACAGAAACGGATGCCTCTGGCATTTCATGAATAAGTTCTTGAGCTTCCTTCAACCTACCAGATCTACCTAAAAGGTCAACCATGCAACCAAAATGCTCCGAAGTTGGGTTCAGGCCATAGTCTCTATTCATCATCCTAAACAATTGCCATCCTCTGTCAACCTCACCTGTGTGACTGCACACAGATAGGATACTGACGAGTGTTGCTGAATTTGGTTGCACTTTTTCTTCCTGCATCTGATTGAAAATCTCAAATGCAGATTGATACTCTCCATTCCTTCCATACCCAGAAATCATTGCATTCCAAAATGCTGGGTCATCAGGTTTTATCTGAAACTGGCAAAAAACTCTTCGAGCCAAATAAGAATGACCGCATTTCATGTACATGTCAATGAGTGCAGTAGAAATGAATTCATCAGTATCGATATTGGTTCTAATTGTGTGCCCATGAATCTCTTTTCCACTTTGCAAAGCAGACAGAGCTGAGCAAGCCCGTAAAAGACTTGTGATAGATTTTAAACTAGCTATTACACCAGCTGATTGCATTTTATGGAAGAACTTAAAAGCTTCAACCCCCTGCCCTTGTTGCGAAAACCCACTAATCATTATATTCCATGTTGCTGAATCAGGTTCCAATCCTTCAGGTTCTAACTGTTCAAAAAGTTCAACAGCAATGTCACTCTGACCATTCAACATCATTCCAGAAATCATTGAATTCCATGTTACTAGGTTCCTGCTGCCACTCAGTTCTATGAATATGCCATAAGCCCAATGCCAACAACCACATTTGGAGTACATGTCCACAAGTGCAGTTCCCACCATAGTATCAAAATTGATCTCAATCTTCACAACCAGCCCATGAATCTGTCTACCAAATCGAATATACAAAAGTTTCGAACATGCAGAAAGAATTGAAACCAGTGTCACCGAATTGGGTACTTCACCTGAAGACTCCAACAAGTCCTTAAACACATCAAAGACCAAATGCGGAGCCCCATTTTGCAAAAGCCCTGAAATAAAAGCATTGTAGCTGACAACATTCTTATCCAAAATCTGATCAAACACTTTCTTAGCCGAAACCAGCTCCCCACAATTCGAATACATCGTCACAACCGCGGTCGCCACATAAATATCGGACTCAACACCCAACTTTATCGCCAAGCAATGTACTTGCCCATCAAGTTCAACACTTGCACATGCAGGCAGAACACTAGCTATAGTAACTGAATTGGGCCTGAACTTCCCCAACCCCACCTGTTTGAACGCCCCCAGGGCCTCTCCGAAATACCCATTTCGCGAAAATCCAGAAATCGTGACGTTCAGTGAAGGCAAGTTTCGGTGAGGCATTTCGTCGAACACCTTGAGAGCATAGCTCAAAAGATGAAGTTTCATGTACATGTCTGCGAGAGCAGTGGCCGCATAAATATCTAAATGAAATCCGGTTTTAATGAGTTGGGTGTGTAGGATTTGGCCTTGGAGAGGTGAATTGAGCTTGGCACTGGCTTTGAGAAGAAAAGGGAAGGTGAATTTGTGATCAAGGACGGAGGAAGAGTGGAGTTTGGAGTATACAGAAAGGGCTTCTCTGTAGAATCCATTGGAAACCAGTTTTGCAATGTCGCGCTTCATGGATATTTCAAAAACTGCCTATTAACACATGTTTTTATGAGAAGTTTTAATGTCAAGTCAACCTTCCACGAGGTTCCTACTAAATACGATTGATTTTAGGGGTGGTAACCGGTTCAATGGAGGTCTCATCCCAATcccatcttttaattttttttagaaaaaaaaatatttttaaaatgttttaattatattaatataaatatattttataaataattcaaatattatgattttttataatttattttattgaaaaacaatttttattattataattattattattatatattcaaaataggaaaataaatattatattaaattaatcatatatataatcCGCACAggacaatataaaataattcaaacccAACAagacaaaataattcaaacccATCGTGggtgtaaaataaaaattcaaacccGCATCTctccatttatttatattttaattgttatttgattaaaagagtaatttaaaattaaaatttagaaatttaatctttcaacttttttttaacttcattttgacaaaaatattctcatttttttcttgtaaaaataaccctttttaaaaactatatgtAAATACTTCGAATGACAAAggtatttataataaaaataaattatttttcaagtgaAAAACATGAGAATGGTTGATTcataaatataagaattatttaatccattttaactaattaatttaaattttaaactcattcCATTAAGAATAGGGCAAGACAATTGTAGACCCCTCTACGACCGAAGAGGAGTTgagtttttttgttgttttcatttgGAGGAGTGGGGGATGGCCTCCACAATTGCTCAGAGTTGCATGGGATGTGTGGCATGTAGGtagagtgtaaataattttttattttattttattctattagtcttatatttttgggaagaatcttattggaaattaattttattttattttattatattagtcttatattttttggaaaagtccTTTTAGGATTGTGTTAGTGAAATCTTattccttttataagtagaatTCTCTTCCACTTTAAGTCATATTCTAATTATAAGTAGAGTCTCGTTTGGACTGTGTTAATGGCTTATAAAAGTAGATCACCCCTCACTCTCTAAATACgaataacaattttttcataaagttttttcaaagagtattttcatacatctatctgGATGAATTTTTCCAAAACCCGAGTTGTACACATTTCGCTTACAGAGTGCACCAAATGCGAGATCTGATTGTTAAATCTTGGAGGTAGATCACTGGTATCCAAATACAATGAGTTCGCCTTCAAGAaaggtggatctatttcaagaaCTATTTGTCACGTCTCCataaatttttcttcttattaattatgttctttgtttgtgtctttttaACTAGTCATTTGTTCCATATCCTTAAATCCAACCGGACAAAAACACACTACCACTGGTGGTGGTTGAAATGGAGACATTTTCTAAACAGATGGCAGGAGAGTAGACGATGAGCAGTGGAATTGGTGAAGGCTTGGAGGAGAAGAAAGAGGTTGAATAGAATAAGAGATGGATactaaaaaagagaagaaaacaagggAGATATCTACCTGATTCAGGAAGGAGAAATGGGAACTGGAAGCGAGACAACTAGCCACCTCAAGCTTCTTgtttctaattttcacattgCTTCATTCCAATTTCCAGCAACTATTATGAGCATTGCTTTGTTGATTGGAGTGGACATCAAGGGCCACTCATTTGCCTTGTCGGGTTTGATTATCTGGTTTGATTCTATACATGCATGCTCTGATTTGGTttattttgaggtattttttgttttctctaggAAATATATGATGCATCACTCCTTCCCTGAGCTAGATACACCGAGATCATGCTCTTATTTTCTCTAAATCCCACCAACTCCTTGCTCTTGGACAGACCATGACATAGAGCCAAGTTCTtactctatattttttttttttttttgcgttttttattttattttattcatttctgTTTCTTGCTCTGTTTCTTATTGATGGTGGGGATGAGGTGATTATGGACCAGCCCCCAATGGATAAAATCGTCGGTGATCTTTGGAAATCGGATACCTCCTTTTTCCACCACCGAAGACCCCTAATGAGCCCATGGATTTTCTCTCTCGCTCCTGAAGCGTGTCGGCTTTGGAAGTTTCTAAGGCTCTGGCTCCTACTCAGATGCAAGCGCTTCCCAAGACATTGAGTGGCGACGACGGCTATTTATGGGAATCCATTTTCCTTTGCATCTTCTGAGACTTCCCAACTTGTTATGGAACGTATAATGTCACAGTCGCAGGAGGTGTCCTCGCACACTTCAGACCGTCGACAGATGGCTTAAGGACTGCAAAGAGAAGAACCACACAACCAAGCAGTAGTTAGCTTTCCCACAGACCTCGTCGAAGCCTCATTTGGACTCGGTGTCGTCGTCTCAGTCTTGAACGCTCCTCTTTGCACCGCCCCGGCATAGAATGGAATTGATGAGGTTTACCCAGATCTTGATCTTCTATCCATCGTGACTGAAACAAGAAAGccctttatcttttttaaataataatttgtatatatatatatatatatatatttttcgggagaaatcatctcttcaagagacaatttcctccctcaaagaaaaaaaaaaaattcattttttcattacctataaattttttaattagtaatatattttttaataatataattattataaatatatattataaaattaattaattttatttactaaatttaatatataaaaaatttatgattattgagatatttatcaataataatatttattaaaatatgaattatgtttaatatttagatattgatttaaaaaatattttcttcttaatcttcaatttttctttaaattaattcaattaattataacaaataaaattaatttactttgatattttttttataagataaataatatttatctaatatttttttatttcttttgctttgtaatttaaaaaaaaatattatcattattttttgtgaaaaatgcgtttatatatatatatataaaattgttattaatttattaattaattattacaaaataaataattttgtttttattttaattttaaaattaattttattatataaattttaaaattaaaaatattaatatttaatttaaaatttaactgtaaaaggaataaaatatagaaaataaattaatttattattcaataaattaattttcaataaactttTCAGCATTaagagatataattttttaagtattaatcaatttaaaaagaaatagtaatcatttgtatattaaaatattttatttagtaattataaatgataaacaactaaagtaatttgaaaaaataataaaatatttctttaaaaataatttaatacacttaaaattagaaatgattaattattttttacaatattttcatAACTAGACTGGTTATTGAACTggaaaagttatcggttcaaCAGACAGTTGAATCGCGGTCGAActggtgacgtcataaatatataatttataaattattaaaatttaaaataattataaaaataaaaataataatttatacactatttaaaaattaaaattttatttgaaaataaaaaaattaatttcaaatttaaaattaaaattaaaatcataattttaatttaaaaagttaaaatttttaaattcatttttaaataaaaaacttattttaaaattgatttaaaattgtaattttttattaatttaaattaaaatcataagttttaaacatgaagtaaaaaaataataaatataaaaataaataaataatatagagatgagataaaaaataataaataaataaataaatctgaaAGAAGGGATGAGAGGATCGGTCAAAAAGGTGATATTTTTTCCAATGTGGGGGTTCTAGTGGGGGTTGCTAGGAGGAGGGGGGGAGGGGGTTCCCTCCAACAGCAGCAGCACAAGGTGTGGGGCTTTTCCTCCAGCAGCAGTAGAAAACCCCTAGTAGCAGCAACACGAGGTGGGGGGTTGGGGAAAGGGGGGTTGGCTTTTCCGACGTGGGGGTTCATGGGAGTCACGTGGGGGTGTTCCGACGGGCAAAAAATGGAAGCTTTTCTAGTAGGGGTGGAGGTGGGGGCGGGGGTTCCAGTGGGGTCGTGGAAGGATGGGGTTTCCAACGCAGGAGTGGGTTTTGACGAGCAAAAAGGGGAAGCTTTTCCAGCACAAGGGTGTTGTCGAGGGACGACGACAATGGgaggaaaaaattaattttaatcgaACCAGCCGATTCGGATAGAACCGGACGATTCGTCCAGTTTACCGGTTAGACCGCGGGTTCAAGCGGTGCGACCTCGGTTCAATACCATTCCGGTCCAATTGGTCGAACCGAACCAGAACCGTGACCAGTCGACGGTCAGACCAACCGGACtagtccggtttttaaaaccatgattttttattaagaaaaatttgaggaaatatttagctatataaaatttgttatctatttttaatttttaatgttataagtttcaagaaaattgatcaaaataaaaaagaataaataaaaattaagaaatcattttttcaaaaactatatatccaaataaaagccttgaaattcaaatacacaatatcataaatataaacaCGAAGTCAATCCTtaattatcaaatgtttttaatattaaaaaatctaagTCACCTACTATCATGATTATAAGAAAACCAATAATATTGTTCATGTAAATACtaaaaaaccaacaaatatcccaataattaataaaatatcaaccatgataaaaaaaaaaaaaaaagaatcaattattATCATGAATGCAAAAAACCAATAACCTTGTTCATGCGAACTATcaacaaagaaataataataaaaaaatcaatatctaaatattaaaattaatttatattttgtaaatattattattgataaatatctcaataattataatttttttatatattaaaatttagtaaataaaattaattaattttataatattaatatatatatatatatatatatatatatatatatatatatatatatatatatatatatatatatatatatatatatattattaaaaatatataattaattaaatttttttttgaagaaaatcatctcttgaagaaacgatttctcccaaataattttttttttttttttatttcggaggaaatcgtctcttcaagagacaacttctcccaaccttttttttttttgttgagaaaatCGTATATTCAAAAGATAcgatttcttctcttctttttttcgtTTAGAAATCATATATTCAAGATATGATTTTAgtgtgtaatttttttaaaaaataaattttagaaattagtgtgtaaatttaaatatataaatcgTATCTTCAAAAAACGattttttgatatataaattgtttttcaaagagatgattttaaaaggaaataacgtTTTCTCTCCTACTTGGTAAAAATTACagtagatttggaattattttttccataacaatagtttaggaattattttttaaaactatcatactcttataaaaaaaaaaaaaggaaaatcatctaaccatacaccaactacaaaaaatatgagattttggaactttaccttttttctttttaattttgatgtaaaatagaaaaaaatattgtctattcatGCACTCAAATAGTactttcaaatttgttcaatAATTACCCTCAAAAGTAAAGGATAAAGTACACATCAATTTAATACTATTTGTTAACAAGTACAtgagtaatttaattttattatttttctcacatcAATATATCTCTCTTACCACTTGTCAcgtttccactttttttttttcttt is a genomic window of Vitis riparia cultivar Riparia Gloire de Montpellier isolate 1030 chromosome 1, EGFV_Vit.rip_1.0, whole genome shotgun sequence containing:
- the LOC117911258 gene encoding pentatricopeptide repeat-containing protein At2g02750, with protein sequence MKRDIAKLVSNGFYREALSVYSKLHSSSVLDHKFTFPFLLKASAKLNSPLQGQILHTQLIKTGFHLDIYAATALADMYMKLHLLSYALKVFDEMPHRNLPSLNVTISGFSRNGYFGEALGAFKQVGLGKFRPNSVTIASVLPACASVELDGQVHCLAIKLGVESDIYVATAVVTMYSNCGELVSAKKVFDQILDKNVVSYNAFISGLLQNGAPHLVFDVFKDLLESSGEVPNSVTLVSILSACSKLLYIRFGRQIHGLVVKIEINFDTMVGTALVDMYSKCGCWHWAYGIFIELSGSRNLVTWNSMISGMMLNGQSDIAVELFEQLEPEGLEPDSATWNIMISGFSQQGQGVEAFKFFHKMQSAGVIASLKSITSLLRACSALSALQSGKEIHGHTIRTNIDTDEFISTALIDMYMKCGHSYLARRVFCQFQIKPDDPAFWNAMISGYGRNGEYQSAFEIFNQMQEEKVQPNSATLVSILSVCSHTGEVDRGWQLFRMMNRDYGLNPTSEHFGCMVDLLGRSGRLKEAQELIHEMPEASVSVFASLLGACRHHSDSALGEEMAKKLSELEPQDPTPFVILSNIYAVQGRWGDVERVREMMNDRGLKKPPGCSSIGVT